One segment of Phragmites australis chromosome 13, lpPhrAust1.1, whole genome shotgun sequence DNA contains the following:
- the LOC133889661 gene encoding disease resistance protein RGA4-like has product MEQAAATNLANHIMGSLFKEIDTKIKMLKGVRSQSESLRRELNMLVARSIDELTDRGDAPRTAVARECGEQMRELMHDMEDCIERFLHRITCDEEAGPLRVAAHTVKTLGIRGKFAKEMKKLKQRLQEFGSGRSPVAAAPPAGPRCLAIENSPVGIAKAKEDLLVLLDEAEGEAEKLRVISIVGFAGSGKTTLANAVYKSAAAVDAQRFPLRAWVRRSHYRDASGLLKKIINEFWGEAGEADTRELDEWGLEEYLQQNLGKQRYIIVLVDMDMRHWRWIELTFKDNGTSSRIIVTTNMLSTAKQCSSSYGDGYVYRMPNLGDKDSEKIALIDQQAPGDPASRTALLQKCDGLPLALVSVASHVRSRIHGSPTRDHCTKLCSRLGSFLHEQPDPSGEVDPFAELRGVLMDNYTSLPYCTGQPSLLYLGIFPDGRSLKRNKITRRWVAEGYARSKDPRRSEQEVADANFKEFMNRNIIQPVGVSSRICKALGIVHEFVVHKSISNNFITPFNAPEFRTDFTSNVRHAEKVRHLFINDSNVTSSRTKLNMNLSCVRSLTVLSESAGEALSKFSEYKMIRVLDLEKCRDVNDHHLRRICRLWNLRYLSLGGSITKLPTTIAKLKLLQTLTVSKEEVTELPVEVLGLPCLIHLIGKFTLPKKLPKKERLKKLCEENKLQTLAGFIANGNQGFLQLIVHSKNLRKVKIWCESTGEVRDINNLNNDLVKAIQEYSKDPLVHGQVRSLSVDFQIFPEGDLPVGTIYHLSSLKLHGNLSTVPRLLAFLSVEELTHLCLSLTVLTRELLSAISGMRYLVHLKLISDKVSEGLVIEIGEFERLQRLYFVVTRPDAVASRMHVRHGYLPELVSLQLLSKHLAGTSGIEIRHFTKLQEIELHPEVSEAARQEWEAAARNHPNRPNVLPSKCVDHPVASAAPVGDELKENPVAGAAPAGDVSAEDPVAGAGAAGDEPAEKPAAVAAVVADEPTENPVASTASEDLAPADKGPRLIVAQNEALLSNHGGLASTEMDDHQPTENQTAPEEAAPDSTIPAQPVEEASNHSPVQMDHQDCVKLLNAMTESWPKLI; this is encoded by the exons ATGGAGCAAGCGGCGGCAACAAATCTGGCAAACCATATCATGGGGAGCCTCTTCAAGGAAATCGATACCAAAATCAAGATGCTCAAGGGCGTGAGGAGTCAGAGTGAATCCTTGCGAAGGGAGCTTAACATGCTCGTTGCTCGCAGCATCGATGAGCTCACCGACCGCGGGGATGCTCCCCGCACAGCTGTTGCGCGAGAGTGCGGTGAACAGATGCGTGAGTTGATGCATGACATGGAGGATTGCATCGAGCGCTTCCTGCATCGCATTACATGTGACGAGGAGGCGGGGCCGCTGCGTGTGGCTGCCCACACGGTGAAGACGCTTGGCATCCGTGGCAAATTCGccaaggagatgaagaagctcAAGCAGCGCTTGCAGGAATTCGGCAGCGGCCGATCCCCAGTCGCCGCCGCACCGCCAGCAGGGCCTCGATGCCTTGCTATCGAGAACAGCCCTGTGGGCATCGCCAAGGCCAAGGAGGATCTTCTCGTGCTTCTAGACGAAGCAGAGGGCGAGGCCGAGAAGCTGAGGGTGATCTCCATCGTGGGATTTGCCGGCTCCGGGAAGACCACCCTCGCGAACGCGGTGTACAAGAGCGCTGCTGCTGTGGACGCCCAGCGGTTCCCTCTCCGTGCCTGGGTTCGTCGATCCCACTACCGAGATGCCAGTGGCCTTCTAAAGAAGATAATCAACGAATTCTGGGGAGAAGCGGGAGAGGCTGATACTCGGGAGTTGGATGAATGGGGTCTTGAAGAGTATCTCCAACAAAATTTGGGAAAACAGAG GTATATAATTGTCCTTGTTGACATGGACATGAGGCATTGGCGTTGGATAGAATTAACTTTTAAAGATAATGGCACAAGCAGCAGGATAATTGTGACAACAAACATGCTGTCCACGGCTAAGCAATGCAGCAGCAGTTATGGTGACGGCTATGTGTACCGGATGCCAAATCTTGGAGATAAAGATTCTGAGAAAATAGCTCTCATCGATCAACAGGCACCTGGTGATCCTGCTTCGCGAACGGCGCTACTGCAGAAATGCGATGGCCTCCCACTTGCTCTTGTTAGCGTCGCAAGTCATGTCAGAAGTAGAATTCATGGTAGTCCAACAAGGGATCACTGTACCAAACTGTGCAGCCGCCTTGGTTCCTTCCTGCATGAGCAGCCTGACCCAAGCGGGGAGGTGGATCCCTTTGCAGAACTTCGAGGTGTGCTCATGGATAACTACACCAGCCTACCATACTGCACAGGCCAGCCCAGCTTGCTGTATCTGGGCATATTCCCAGATGGCCGCAGCCTGAAGAGGAACAAAATAACCAGGCGATGGGTGGCTGAAGGATACGCACGAAGTAAGGATCCTCGACGCAGTGAGCAGGAAGTAGCAGACGCCAATTTCAAGGAATTTATGAACCGGAATATCATTCAGCCTGTGGGTGTAAGCAGCCGTATTTGCAAAGCCCTTGGCATCGTGCACGAGTTCGTGGTGCACAAGTCCATCTCCAACAATTTCATCACTCCCTTCAATGCCCCAGAGTTCAGGACAGATTTTACCAGTAACGTGAGGCACGCGGAAAAAGTTCGTCACCTCTTTATCAATGACAGTAATGTCACAAGCTCCAGAACCAAATTGAACATGAACTTATCTTGTGTTCGGTCGCTGACAGTACTCTCTGAGAGTGCAGGTGAGGCCCTTTCTAAGTTTAGCGAGTACAAAATGATAAGAGTGCTGGATCTTGAAAAGTGCAGGGACGTGAATGATCATCATCTCAGAAGAATATGCAGGCTGTGGAATCTGAGATACCTAAGCCTCGGGGGCAGTATTACGAAGCTTCCGACGACAATTGCAAAGCTGAAACTTCTGCAGACACTCACTGTAAGCAAAGAGGAAGTGACTGAGCTGCCAGTGGAAGTTCTCGGGCTGCCCTGTTTGATCCACCTGATTGGAAAGTTCACACTTCCCAAGAAACTGCCTAAGAAAGAAAGATTGAAGAAACTATGTGAGGAAAATAAGCTGCAGACCCTAGCCGGATTCATCGCCAACGGGAACCAAGGATTTCTGCAACTTATAGTCCATAGCAAGAACTTGAGAAAGGTTAAGATATGGTGCGAGTCCACTGGAGAAGTTAGAGACATCAACAACTTGAATAATGACCTGGTAAAGGCCATCCAGGAGTATAGTAAAGATCCCTTGGTTCATGGACAAGTTCGCTCCCTGTCAGTTGACTTTCAAATATTTCCTGAAGGCGACTTGCCTGTAGGGACAATATATCATCTCAGCTCACTGAAACTACACGGCAACTTATCCACAGTGCCTCGGTTACTTGCCTTTCTCTCGGTAGAAGAACTCACACACTTGTGCCTTTCGTTAACTGTTCTTACACGGGAGCTTCTATCAGCCATTAGTGGAATGCGTTACTTGGTTCATCTGAAACTGATTTCTGACAAGGTTTCCGAGGGTCTCGTCATAGAAATTGGGGAATTCGAAAGACTGCAACGTTTATATTTTGTGGTCACTCGACCCGATGCTGTCGCCTCACGTATGCATGTCCGACATGGATATCTGCCAGAACTTGTCTCACTCCAGTTGCTCTCGAAGCATCTAGCTGGTACTTCCGGCATCGAAATCAGGCACTTTACAAAGCTCCAGGAAATCGAACTTCATCCTGAAGTCAGTGAGGCAGCAAGACAAGAATGGGAAGCAGCAGCAAGGAACCACCCTAACAGGCCCAATGTTTTGCCTTCCAAATGTGTTGATCATCCGGTTGCCAGCGCGGCACCGGTAGGTGACGAGCTCAAAGAGAATCCAGTTGCCGGCGCCGCACCAGCAGGCGATGTGTCTGCAGAGGATCCAGTTGCCGGCGCCGGAGCAGCGGGCGATGAGCCTGCAGAGAAGCCAGCTGCCGTCGCAGCTGTGGTGGCCGATGAGCCTACGGAGAATCCAGTTGCCAGCACCGCATCGGAGGACTTGGCACCTGCGGATAAGGGACCCAGACTGATCGTAGCTCAAAACGAGGCTCTTCTTAGCAATCATGGCGGACTCGCCAGTACTGAAATGGATGACCATCAGCCAACGGAGAATCAAACTGCTCCGGAGGAAGCGGCACCTGATAGTACCATCCCAGCGCAGCCGGTCGAGGAGGCATCAAACCACTCTCCTGTGCAGATGGATCACCAAGATTGCGTCAAACTGCTCAATGCCAT GACCGAGTCATGGCCAAAACTTATATGA